A section of the Desulfurispora thermophila DSM 16022 genome encodes:
- the fabG gene encoding 3-oxoacyl-[acyl-carrier-protein] reductase has product MSLGGRVALVTGAARGIGRSIALALARAGADIVLNYAGNRAAAEETARQIEALGRRVLIWQANVADGEQVNQMVAGALEKMGRVDILVNNAGIARDNLIPRLKEQDWDEVLDVNLKGAFNCIKAVTRPMLKARYGRIINITSVVALSGNAGQANYVASKAGLIGLTKAVARELASRQITCNAVAPGLIETDMTAVLPEDLKQAMLRNIPLGRPGLPDDVASLVVFLAGPGAAYITGQVIAVDGGLQM; this is encoded by the coding sequence ATGTCTCTTGGTGGCCGGGTTGCGCTGGTAACTGGTGCGGCGAGAGGAATTGGGCGGTCCATTGCCCTGGCTCTGGCCCGAGCGGGTGCCGACATTGTGCTCAACTATGCCGGCAACCGGGCGGCGGCCGAGGAAACTGCCCGGCAAATTGAGGCCCTGGGCCGGCGCGTGCTGATCTGGCAGGCCAATGTGGCCGATGGTGAGCAGGTCAATCAAATGGTGGCGGGCGCGCTGGAAAAAATGGGCCGGGTGGACATTCTGGTAAACAATGCCGGAATCGCTCGCGACAACCTGATCCCCCGCTTGAAGGAACAGGATTGGGACGAAGTGCTGGATGTAAACTTAAAAGGGGCCTTTAACTGCATTAAAGCTGTTACCAGGCCCATGCTGAAAGCGCGCTATGGCCGGATTATCAACATCACCTCGGTGGTGGCCCTTTCCGGCAACGCCGGTCAGGCCAATTATGTGGCCAGCAAAGCCGGTTTAATCGGCCTGACCAAGGCGGTGGCCCGGGAACTGGCTTCGCGGCAGATCACCTGCAACGCTGTGGCGCCCGGCTTGATTGAAACCGATATGACCGCGGTGCTGCCGGAGGATCTGAAGCAGGCTATGTTGCGCAATATCCCGCTGGGGCGGCCCGGGCTGCCGGACGATGTGGCTTCTCTGGTGGTTTTTCTGGCCGGGCCGGGTGCGGCGTACATAACCGGCCAGGTAATTGCCGTGGACGGCGGCCTGCAGATGTGA